The following are from one region of the Nocardioides marmotae genome:
- a CDS encoding zinc-dependent alcohol dehydrogenase, with translation MKAVTWQGSRDMQVVEVPDPSIIDPTDAIIKVTSTGLCGSDLHLYEPLSPFMTKGDVVGHEPMGVVQEVGPGVKDLKVGDRVVVPFNVSCGTCWTCSQGLHSQCETTQNREHGTGASLLGYSKLYGQVPGGQAEFLRVQFADTLPIKVPEGPSDDRFLFLSDVLPTAYQAVRYAELPPEGVLLVMGAGPIGDMAARIALHEGHRVIVVDRVPERLARVRARGAETIDLDAVDDLAEEVRSRTGGRGADSVIDAVGMEAHGNPAAEMAIKAVGLLPDKIAEPLMLKAGFDRLAALHASIDCVRRGGTVSLSGVYGGAIDPMPLFQMFDKQIQLRMGQANVRRWSDDILPLLTDADPLGTEDFATHHLPLDAAPEAYAKFRAKEDGMVKVVFRP, from the coding sequence ATGAAGGCAGTGACCTGGCAGGGCAGCCGCGACATGCAGGTCGTGGAGGTTCCGGACCCGTCGATCATCGATCCCACCGACGCGATCATCAAGGTCACCTCGACCGGGCTGTGCGGCTCCGACCTGCACCTCTACGAGCCGCTCTCGCCGTTCATGACCAAGGGCGACGTCGTCGGCCACGAGCCGATGGGCGTCGTGCAGGAGGTCGGCCCCGGCGTGAAGGACCTCAAGGTCGGCGACCGGGTGGTCGTGCCGTTCAACGTCAGCTGCGGCACCTGCTGGACCTGCTCCCAGGGGCTGCACAGCCAGTGCGAGACGACGCAGAACCGCGAGCACGGCACCGGCGCGAGCCTGCTGGGCTACAGCAAGCTCTACGGCCAGGTGCCGGGCGGCCAGGCGGAGTTCCTCCGCGTGCAGTTCGCCGACACCCTCCCGATCAAGGTCCCCGAGGGGCCCTCCGACGACCGGTTCCTCTTCCTCTCCGACGTGCTGCCGACGGCGTACCAGGCCGTGCGGTACGCCGAGCTCCCGCCCGAGGGCGTCCTGCTCGTCATGGGCGCCGGCCCGATCGGCGACATGGCGGCCCGGATCGCGCTGCACGAGGGCCACCGCGTGATCGTCGTCGACCGCGTCCCCGAGCGGCTCGCGCGGGTCCGCGCCCGCGGCGCCGAGACGATCGACCTCGACGCCGTCGACGACCTCGCCGAGGAGGTCCGCAGCCGCACTGGCGGGCGGGGCGCCGACTCGGTGATCGACGCGGTCGGCATGGAGGCCCACGGGAACCCAGCGGCCGAGATGGCGATCAAGGCCGTCGGCCTGCTGCCCGACAAGATCGCCGAGCCGCTGATGCTCAAGGCCGGCTTCGACCGGCTCGCCGCGCTGCACGCCTCCATCGACTGCGTGCGCCGCGGCGGCACGGTCTCGCTCTCCGGCGTGTACGGCGGCGCGATCGACCCGATGCCACTGTTCCAGATGTTCGACAAGCAGATCCAGCTCCGGATGGGCCAGGCCAACGTGCGCCGCTGGAGCGACGACATCCTGCCGCTGCTCACCGACGCCGACCCCCTCGGCACCGAGGACTTCGCCACCCACCACCTCCCCCTGGACGCGGCGCCCGAGGCGTACGCCAAGTTCCGCGCCAAGGAGGACGGGATGGTCAAGGTGGTGTTCCGCCCGTGA
- a CDS encoding response regulator transcription factor: MPNTRGPVRVAIVNDYELVVAGVAALLQPFSDRVEVVELDSQVPVLSDVDVVLYDSFGQVQGDQIDVEEILGRSGAKLAVFSWNVQPDLVQRSLENGASAYLSKAVGAEQLVELLERVRDGEVVTPDETSPEEAGSFGRWPGEELGLSQRESEVLALITQGLSNDEIGKHAYIGINTVKTYIRTLYRKIGVTRRSQAVAFGIDHGFRPDQVRHADGRTQRER; the protein is encoded by the coding sequence ATGCCGAACACCCGCGGGCCCGTCCGGGTCGCCATCGTGAACGACTACGAGCTGGTCGTGGCGGGCGTCGCCGCGCTCCTCCAGCCGTTCTCCGACCGGGTCGAGGTGGTCGAGCTGGACAGCCAGGTGCCCGTCCTCAGCGACGTCGACGTCGTGCTCTACGACTCCTTCGGTCAAGTGCAGGGAGACCAGATCGACGTCGAGGAGATCCTCGGCCGCAGCGGCGCGAAGCTGGCGGTCTTCAGCTGGAACGTCCAGCCCGACCTGGTGCAGCGCTCCCTCGAGAACGGCGCGTCGGCGTACCTGTCCAAGGCGGTCGGCGCCGAGCAGCTCGTGGAGCTGCTCGAGCGGGTGCGGGACGGCGAGGTCGTCACCCCGGACGAGACGTCGCCCGAGGAGGCGGGCTCCTTCGGCCGGTGGCCCGGTGAGGAGCTGGGGCTGAGCCAGCGCGAGTCGGAGGTGCTCGCGCTGATCACCCAGGGCCTGTCGAACGACGAGATCGGCAAGCACGCCTACATCGGCATCAACACGGTCAAGACCTACATCCGCACGCTCTACCGCAAGATCGGGGTGACCCGGCGGTCGCAGGCGGTGGCCTTCGGCATCGACCACGGGTTCCGCCCCGACCAGGTCCGCCACGCGGACGGCCGGACCCAGCGCGAACGCTGA
- a CDS encoding glycosyltransferase, whose translation MTGTTRIGYYVHHVGRGHLHRATSVAAELARGGAEVTGLSTLPRPAGWPGPWVELAPDDVGADPDRDRVTAGGRLHWVPAHHAGLRSRAAAISAWLAGAAPRAVVVDVSVEVCLLARLHGVPVVSAVLPGVRDDPAHLLGADVADALLAFWPAEATGMVAPASLAARVTAVGGLARYDVAEPAPRRPGPPRVTYLAGSGGHELDERLLDAAREQTPDWRWTVLGGTAPWVDDPRAAIAEADVVVTHAGQNALAEVAALRRPAVVVPQARPHEEQRTTARVLGAGPWPALARESFPATGWSALLDEACALDGGAWASWCDGGAAGRAAAVVRRVAEGEPR comes from the coding sequence ATGACGGGGACGACACGGATCGGCTACTACGTCCACCACGTCGGCCGGGGTCACCTGCACCGCGCCACCTCGGTGGCCGCCGAGCTGGCCCGCGGCGGCGCGGAGGTCACCGGGCTCTCCACGCTGCCGCGCCCGGCGGGCTGGCCGGGCCCGTGGGTGGAGCTGGCGCCCGACGACGTCGGGGCCGACCCCGATCGCGACCGGGTCACCGCCGGCGGCCGGCTGCACTGGGTGCCGGCGCACCACGCCGGGCTGCGCAGCCGCGCCGCGGCGATCTCGGCCTGGCTCGCCGGGGCCGCACCGCGCGCCGTGGTCGTCGACGTCTCGGTCGAGGTCTGCCTGCTCGCGCGGCTGCACGGCGTGCCGGTCGTCTCGGCCGTGCTGCCCGGTGTCCGCGACGACCCCGCGCACCTGCTCGGCGCCGACGTCGCCGACGCGCTGCTGGCCTTCTGGCCGGCCGAGGCGACGGGGATGGTCGCGCCCGCGTCGCTCGCCGCACGGGTCACCGCCGTCGGCGGCCTCGCCCGGTACGACGTCGCGGAGCCGGCCCCACGCCGGCCGGGCCCCCCGCGGGTGACCTACCTGGCCGGCTCCGGGGGACACGAGCTCGACGAGCGGCTCCTCGACGCGGCCCGCGAGCAGACCCCCGACTGGCGCTGGACCGTGCTCGGCGGCACGGCCCCGTGGGTCGACGACCCGCGCGCGGCGATCGCCGAGGCCGACGTGGTGGTCACCCACGCCGGGCAGAACGCCCTGGCCGAGGTCGCCGCCCTCCGCCGCCCGGCCGTGGTCGTGCCGCAGGCCCGGCCGCACGAGGAGCAGCGGACCACCGCCCGCGTGCTCGGTGCCGGTCCCTGGCCGGCGCTGGCCCGGGAGTCCTTCCCGGCCACCGGCTGGTCGGCCCTGCTCGACGAGGCCTGCGCGCTCGACGGCGGTGCCTGGGCGAGCTGGTGCGACGGGGGAGCGGCCGGCCGCGCCGCCGCCGTCGTCCGCCGGGTGGCCGAGGGAGAGCCCCGATGA
- a CDS encoding SRPBCC family protein gives MSTTTRLIHATPEQVWDVLSDGWLYPLWVVGASRMRDVDEHWPEVGAKLHHSVGTWPLLIDDNTEVMRIQPPSLLELKARGWPAGTARVRLHLEAVGTETQVTIEEDVEDGPGRLVPKPVRDVQLGWRNVESLRRLAYVAEGRVAT, from the coding sequence GTGAGCACCACGACCCGGCTGATCCACGCCACGCCGGAGCAGGTGTGGGACGTGCTCTCCGACGGCTGGCTCTACCCCCTGTGGGTGGTCGGCGCCTCCCGCATGCGCGACGTCGACGAGCACTGGCCGGAGGTGGGCGCCAAGCTCCACCACTCGGTCGGGACCTGGCCGCTGCTCATCGACGACAACACCGAGGTGATGCGGATCCAGCCGCCGTCGCTGCTCGAGCTCAAGGCCCGCGGGTGGCCCGCCGGCACGGCCCGGGTGCGCCTGCACCTCGAGGCGGTCGGCACCGAGACCCAGGTGACCATCGAGGAGGACGTCGAGGACGGCCCCGGCCGGCTCGTGCCGAAGCCGGTCCGTGACGTCCAGCTCGGCTGGCGCAACGTCGAGTCGCTGCGCCGCCTGGCGTACGTCGCCGAGGGCCGCGTCGCGACCTGA
- a CDS encoding glycosyltransferase: MTLLDDPTSAPVPATVDRAAAHRLRRPHRPLLVASVPSGHVYVRHLAPEAGSGPRRLPDPKPLGQPADSQVWWPPAMLEPSWVRSHDFDLLHLHFGFDARSPEDLAALVRALRETGRPLVQTVHDLRNPHHEDRTLHDAQLDVLVPAATELVTLTEGAAAEIERRWGRTATVVPHPHVVDLRTMAVAQDVRARRRTDDLRVGLHVKSLRAGMAPMTILPTLVETVAALPGAVLQVDAHHDVMDEDGPRRDNRLATYLRGLEADGLVDLRVHDYFSDAELWAYLSSLDVSVLPYRFGTHSGWLEACRDLGTTVVAPTCGYYADQGPVLSYVHAEDTYDAATLAAAVRAAHAERPRLGASIDERRRQRAEVAAAHDRVYAAALEKVGRRCASA, from the coding sequence GTGACGCTCCTCGACGACCCCACCTCGGCGCCGGTCCCGGCCACCGTCGACCGGGCGGCCGCCCACCGCCTCCGCCGCCCCCACCGGCCGCTGCTGGTCGCCTCGGTGCCGTCAGGTCACGTCTACGTCCGCCACCTCGCACCCGAGGCCGGGAGCGGCCCCCGCCGCCTGCCGGACCCGAAGCCGCTCGGGCAGCCCGCGGACTCCCAGGTGTGGTGGCCGCCGGCGATGCTGGAGCCGTCGTGGGTCCGCTCGCACGACTTCGACCTGCTGCACCTCCACTTCGGCTTCGACGCCCGCAGCCCCGAGGACCTCGCCGCGCTGGTCCGGGCGCTGCGCGAGACCGGCCGCCCGCTGGTGCAGACCGTCCACGACCTGCGCAACCCCCACCACGAGGACCGCACGCTGCACGACGCCCAGCTCGACGTGCTCGTCCCGGCCGCCACCGAGCTGGTCACCCTCACCGAGGGTGCGGCGGCGGAGATCGAGCGCCGCTGGGGCCGCACCGCCACGGTCGTGCCCCACCCGCACGTCGTCGACCTGCGCACGATGGCGGTGGCCCAGGACGTCCGGGCCCGCCGGCGCACCGACGACCTCCGGGTCGGGCTGCACGTCAAGAGCCTGCGGGCGGGGATGGCGCCGATGACGATCCTGCCGACGCTCGTCGAGACGGTCGCCGCCCTGCCCGGTGCGGTGCTCCAGGTCGACGCCCACCACGACGTGATGGACGAGGACGGGCCCCGCCGCGACAACCGCCTGGCGACGTACCTGCGAGGGCTCGAGGCCGACGGGCTGGTCGACCTGCGGGTGCACGACTACTTCAGCGATGCCGAGCTGTGGGCCTACCTGTCCTCGCTCGACGTCTCGGTCCTGCCCTACCGCTTCGGCACCCACTCCGGCTGGCTGGAGGCGTGCCGCGACCTCGGGACGACGGTCGTCGCGCCGACCTGCGGCTACTACGCCGATCAGGGTCCGGTGCTGTCCTACGTCCACGCCGAGGACACCTACGACGCCGCGACCCTGGCCGCGGCGGTGCGCGCCGCCCACGCGGAGCGGCCCCGGCTCGGCGCCTCGATCGACGAGCGCCGCCGCCAGCGCGCCGAGGTGGCCGCGGCCCACGACCGGGTGTACGCCGCGGCGCTGGAGAAGGTGGGGCGTCGGTGCGCATCTGCCTGA
- a CDS encoding glycosyltransferase family 4 protein, whose product MRICLIASSRFPVAEPFAGGLEAMTHALARELVARGHDVALFAGPGSDPDLPVELLDLPAFEPSAAAMADVNAPTRHWMAEHHAYLALMLALAEGRDRRFDVVHNNSLHHLPVAMAPSLSVPVVTTLHTPPLPWLESAIALAPETSSFVAVSRATARAWSHVAEAAAVHNGVDVSTWCPGPGGGPAVWTGRVVPEKAPHEAIDACRLAGVPLVVAGPLPDRAYFEEQIAPRLGAGATYAGHLDHAALARLLGQASVAVTTPAWDEPYGLVAAEAMACGTPVAAYSRGALPEIVAPGTGVLARPGDVADLARAVAEARACDRAVVRRHAELHCSLTRMVDHYERIYAGLVGGDLAA is encoded by the coding sequence GTGCGCATCTGCCTGATCGCGTCCTCGCGCTTCCCGGTCGCCGAGCCCTTCGCCGGCGGCCTGGAGGCGATGACCCACGCCCTGGCCCGCGAGCTGGTCGCCCGCGGCCACGACGTCGCCCTCTTCGCCGGCCCCGGGTCCGACCCGGACCTGCCCGTCGAGCTCCTCGACCTCCCGGCCTTCGAGCCGAGCGCGGCGGCGATGGCCGACGTCAACGCGCCCACGCGTCACTGGATGGCCGAGCACCACGCCTACCTCGCGCTGATGCTCGCGCTCGCCGAGGGTCGGGACCGACGCTTCGACGTCGTCCACAACAACAGCCTGCACCACCTCCCGGTCGCGATGGCCCCGTCGTTGTCGGTGCCGGTGGTCACCACGCTGCACACCCCGCCGCTGCCGTGGCTGGAGTCGGCGATCGCGCTGGCTCCCGAGACGTCGTCCTTCGTCGCGGTGAGCCGCGCGACGGCCCGCGCCTGGTCCCACGTCGCCGAGGCCGCGGCCGTCCACAACGGCGTCGACGTCTCGACCTGGTGCCCGGGCCCGGGCGGCGGGCCGGCGGTGTGGACCGGTCGGGTCGTGCCGGAGAAGGCGCCGCACGAGGCGATCGACGCCTGCCGGCTCGCCGGCGTGCCGCTGGTGGTCGCCGGCCCGCTGCCGGACCGGGCGTACTTCGAGGAGCAGATCGCGCCGCGGCTCGGCGCCGGGGCGACGTACGCCGGTCACCTCGACCACGCCGCGCTCGCCCGCCTGCTCGGCCAGGCGTCGGTCGCGGTGACGACGCCCGCGTGGGACGAGCCCTACGGGCTGGTCGCCGCCGAGGCGATGGCCTGCGGCACCCCGGTCGCGGCGTACTCCCGCGGCGCGCTGCCCGAGATCGTGGCCCCCGGCACGGGCGTGCTCGCCCGGCCCGGGGACGTCGCCGACCTGGCCCGAGCGGTTGCAGAGGCCCGTGCCTGCGACCGGGCGGTCGTGCGCCGGCACGCCGAGCTGCACTGCTCGCTGACCCGGATGGTCGACCACTACGAGCGGATCTACGCCGGGCTGGTCGGCGGCGACCTCGCCGCATGA
- a CDS encoding glycosyltransferase family 2 protein, whose protein sequence is MSSPVSSLRGSPLRVGVVTVAHGRHDHLRHQHRGLARSDRLPEDYVVVAMGDPEISARTLDGLGSRVVPVAVPPDGRLPLAAARNLGARTVLESGADVVVFLDVDCLPGRELVAAYADAASREPEVLWSGPVTYLPPGRGGADLDRLDELDDPHPARPAPARGELVTGGDPDLFWSLSFAVSAEGWARVGGFCEDYTGYGGEDTDFGRSAVAAGLEMGWVGGARAYHQHHPVESPPVRHLDDILRNGALFCERWGEWPMRGWLTAFEEQGLVRRTAEGWERA, encoded by the coding sequence ATGAGCAGCCCGGTGAGCAGCCTGCGGGGCAGCCCCCTGCGGGTCGGCGTCGTCACGGTCGCGCACGGCCGGCACGACCACTTGCGCCACCAGCACCGGGGGCTGGCCCGCTCCGACCGGCTCCCCGAGGACTACGTCGTGGTCGCGATGGGAGACCCGGAGATCAGCGCGCGCACGCTCGACGGGCTGGGCTCGCGGGTGGTCCCGGTCGCGGTGCCGCCCGACGGACGGCTGCCGCTCGCGGCCGCGCGCAACCTCGGGGCCCGCACGGTGCTGGAGTCCGGCGCGGACGTCGTGGTGTTCCTCGACGTCGACTGCCTGCCCGGGCGCGAGCTCGTGGCGGCGTACGCCGATGCGGCGAGCCGGGAGCCGGAGGTGCTGTGGTCGGGCCCGGTGACCTACCTCCCGCCAGGTCGCGGCGGCGCGGACCTCGACCGGCTCGACGAGCTCGACGACCCGCATCCCGCCCGGCCGGCGCCGGCCCGCGGCGAGCTGGTCACCGGCGGCGACCCCGACCTGTTCTGGTCGCTGTCCTTCGCGGTCTCCGCCGAGGGGTGGGCGCGGGTCGGCGGGTTCTGCGAGGACTACACCGGCTACGGCGGCGAGGACACCGACTTCGGCCGCTCCGCGGTGGCGGCCGGTCTGGAGATGGGCTGGGTCGGCGGGGCGCGCGCCTACCACCAGCACCACCCGGTCGAGAGCCCGCCGGTGCGCCACCTGGACGACATCCTGCGCAACGGGGCGCTCTTCTGCGAGCGGTGGGGGGAGTGGCCGATGCGCGGCTGGCTGACCGCCTTCGAGGAGCAGGGGCTCGTGCGGCGTACCGCCGAGGGCTGGGAGCGGGCCTGA
- a CDS encoding STAS domain-containing protein — MLERPFSCSYADGVLTLGGSVDEYAVAALRAAVREHSEEYRRPLAVELSDVDFLPSVAVGVLATGLRNAEENGTELALVAAPGTIAHRVLVITGMPFLETVPALDTSRRAPETA, encoded by the coding sequence ATGCTCGAACGTCCGTTCTCGTGCTCCTACGCCGACGGGGTCCTCACCCTCGGTGGGTCCGTCGATGAGTACGCCGTCGCCGCGCTCCGCGCTGCCGTCCGGGAGCACTCCGAGGAGTACCGCCGCCCGCTGGCCGTCGAGCTCAGCGACGTGGACTTCCTCCCCAGCGTCGCGGTCGGCGTGCTCGCCACCGGCCTGCGCAACGCCGAGGAGAACGGCACCGAGCTCGCGCTCGTCGCCGCGCCGGGGACCATCGCCCACCGCGTCCTCGTCATCACCGGGATGCCGTTCCTCGAGACCGTCCCCGCGCTCGACACCTCCAGGCGCGCGCCCGAGACCGCCTGA
- a CDS encoding iron-containing redox enzyme family protein encodes MRLPKARGTLSERLFSALREEPGTPVSVDASVADDAEDRAIALWASYELHYRGFEDVDDRWEWSPGVLRVRAALEEALEGELRARYAEHRPERAGDLAKDLFDYIAGHDGPSMSRYVQTEATETQVLELLRQKSVYHLKEADPSAWVVPRLPTGPKAALMELQFDEYGDGNPARLHQHIFERGLEAAGLRSEYGAYVDEATVPVLEANNVQSFLGLHRRMRAAAMGHLAAFEATSSIPSRRMAQGLERLGFPEEIVEYYREHVEADAVHEQLAVRDICAPLVEMEPALADDVFLGAYACLDTEDRQARDLLEKWGVEA; translated from the coding sequence ATGCGGCTCCCGAAGGCGCGGGGCACGCTCAGCGAGCGGCTCTTCAGCGCGCTGCGCGAGGAACCCGGCACCCCGGTGTCGGTCGACGCCTCCGTCGCCGACGACGCCGAGGACCGCGCCATCGCCCTCTGGGCCTCCTACGAGCTGCACTACCGCGGCTTCGAGGACGTCGACGACCGCTGGGAGTGGAGCCCCGGCGTGCTCCGCGTCCGGGCCGCCCTGGAGGAGGCGCTCGAGGGCGAGCTGCGCGCGCGGTACGCCGAGCACCGACCCGAGCGGGCCGGTGACCTCGCCAAGGACCTCTTCGACTACATCGCCGGGCATGACGGCCCGTCGATGTCCCGGTACGTGCAGACCGAGGCGACCGAGACGCAGGTGCTGGAGCTGCTGCGGCAGAAGTCGGTCTACCACCTCAAGGAGGCCGACCCGAGCGCCTGGGTCGTGCCGCGGCTGCCCACCGGCCCCAAGGCCGCGCTGATGGAGCTGCAGTTCGACGAGTACGGCGACGGGAACCCCGCCCGCCTGCACCAGCACATCTTCGAGCGCGGTCTCGAGGCCGCCGGCCTGCGGTCGGAGTACGGCGCGTACGTCGACGAGGCGACCGTCCCGGTGCTGGAGGCCAACAACGTGCAGTCGTTCCTCGGCCTGCACCGCCGGATGCGGGCCGCCGCGATGGGCCACCTGGCGGCGTTCGAGGCCACCAGCTCGATCCCGTCGCGCCGGATGGCCCAGGGCCTGGAGCGGCTCGGGTTCCCCGAGGAGATCGTCGAGTACTACCGCGAGCACGTCGAGGCCGACGCCGTGCACGAGCAGCTGGCCGTGCGCGACATCTGCGCGCCGCTCGTCGAGATGGAGCCCGCGCTGGCCGACGACGTGTTCCTCGGCGCGTACGCCTGCCTGGACACCGAGGACCGGCAGGCCCGCGACCTCCTCGAGAAGTGGGGGGTCGAGGCATGA
- a CDS encoding methyltransferase, producing the protein MTPDHGTATGEQIAFGPLTITFDERVLRPRAWTAAQSEWAAQLLRDAPAGPVLELCAGAGQIGLLAVHDEDRQLVCVDANPVACAYTLQNAAAAGLGDRVEVRNGDLSAMVGDDERYALVVADPPWVPAADTGRFPEDPRLAIDGGTDGTVVAVACVEVAAGHLPPGGSLLLQLGNVEQVDTIAATAGAAHGMTLDSTRVFERGVVARFVRG; encoded by the coding sequence GTGACGCCGGACCACGGGACCGCCACCGGCGAGCAGATCGCCTTCGGACCGCTCACCATCACCTTCGACGAGCGCGTCCTGCGCCCCCGCGCCTGGACCGCCGCGCAGTCCGAGTGGGCCGCCCAGCTCCTCCGGGACGCGCCTGCGGGCCCCGTGCTGGAGCTGTGCGCGGGAGCCGGCCAGATCGGCCTGCTGGCGGTCCACGACGAGGACCGACAGCTGGTGTGCGTCGATGCGAACCCGGTCGCGTGCGCCTACACCCTGCAGAACGCCGCGGCCGCCGGTCTCGGCGACCGAGTCGAGGTCCGCAACGGCGATCTGTCCGCGATGGTCGGCGACGACGAGCGGTACGCCCTCGTGGTCGCCGACCCGCCCTGGGTGCCGGCGGCCGACACCGGCCGCTTCCCCGAGGACCCGCGCCTCGCGATCGACGGCGGCACCGACGGCACCGTCGTCGCGGTCGCCTGCGTGGAGGTCGCGGCCGGGCACCTGCCGCCCGGCGGCTCCCTGCTCCTCCAGCTGGGCAACGTCGAGCAGGTCGACACCATCGCCGCCACGGCCGGCGCGGCCCACGGCATGACCCTGGACTCCACCCGGGTCTTCGAGCGCGGCGTCGTCGCCCGCTTCGTCCGCGGCTGA
- a CDS encoding CDGSH iron-sulfur domain-containing protein: MTARPADRPDRPAVEERPTIVMCPEGPMLLRGDAVIEDADGNRHRTTRPVSAVCRCNKSATKPWCDGTHKVLPKKLRP; encoded by the coding sequence ATGACCGCCCGGCCCGCGGACCGGCCCGACCGGCCGGCGGTCGAGGAGCGCCCGACCATCGTGATGTGCCCGGAGGGCCCGATGCTGCTGCGCGGTGACGCGGTCATCGAGGACGCCGACGGCAACCGGCACCGCACCACCCGACCGGTGAGCGCGGTCTGCCGCTGCAACAAGTCCGCCACCAAGCCCTGGTGCGACGGCACGCACAAGGTGCTGCCCAAGAAGCTGCGGCCCTAG